In the genome of Parus major isolate Abel chromosome 2, Parus_major1.1, whole genome shotgun sequence, one region contains:
- the GARS1 gene encoding glycine--tRNA ligase — MDGPQAEALLAPLRNAVRQQGELVRKLKEEKAPQVDIDRAVAELKARKRVLEAKELALQPKDDIVDRVKMEDTLKRRFFYDQAFSIYGGVSGLYDFGPVGCALKNNIIQAWRHHFIQEEQILEIDCTMLTPEPVLKTSGHVDKFADFMVKDVKNGECFRADHLLKAHLQKLMSDKKCTAEKKAEMENVLTQLDNYGQQELADLFVNYNVKSPVTGNDLSPPVSFNLMFKTSIGPGGNMPGYLRPETAQGIFLNFKRLLEFNQGKLPFAAAQIGNSFRNEISPRSGLIRVREFTMAEIEHFVDPSEKNHPKFQNVADLNILLYSAKAQVSGQSAHVMRLGDAVQQGVINNSVLGYFIGRIYLFLTKVGVSPEKLRFRQHMENEMAHYACDCWDAESKTSYGWIEIVGCADRSCYDLSCHARATKVPLIAEKHLKEPRTVNIVQFEANKGAIGKAYKKDAKVVMEYLSMCDECYISDMEQLLNEKGEFTVETEGKTFLLTKDMVTVKRFQKTLHVEEIIPNVIEPSFGIGRIMYTVFEHTFRIREGDEQRTYFSFPAVVAPFKCSVLPLSQNQEFMPFVKELSEALTRNGISHKVDDAAGSIGRRYARTDEIGVAFGITIDFDTVNRSPHTATLRDRDSMRQIRAEISELPAIIRDLANGYLTWADVEAKYPQFEGQETGKKDTIEE; from the exons ATGGACGGCCCGCAGGCCGAGGCGCTGCTGGCGCCGCTCCGGAACGCGGTGCGGCAGCAG GGAGAGTTGGTGAGGAAGCTgaaggaagagaaggctccCCAGGTTGACATAGACAGAGCAGTAGCAGAGCTCAAAGCTCGGAAAAGGGTCCTAGAAGCAAAG GAGCTGGCCTTACAGCCCAAAGATGACATCGTGGACAGAGTTAAGATGGAAGACACTCTCAAAAGAAGGTTTTTCTATGACCAAGCCTTTTCTATTTATGGAG gAGTCAGTGGTCTGTATGACTTTGGGCCTGTTGGGTGTGCTTTGAAGAACAACATCATCCAAGCATGGAGACATCACTTTATCCAGGAAGAGCAAATCCTGGAGATTGACTGCACCATGCTCACACCTGAGCCAGTTCTAAA GACTTCTGGCCATGTAGACAAGTTTGCTGACTTCATGGTGAAAGATGTGAAGAACGGGGAATGTTTTCGTGCCGATCATCTCCTAAAAG CTCACCTGCAGAAACTGATGTCTGACAAGAAGTGCACGgcagagaaaaaggcagaaatggaaaatgttctaACGCAG TTGGACAATTATGGCCAGCAAGAGCTTGCAGATCTCTTTGTGAACTACAATGTGAAGTCTCCTGTCACTGGGAATGACCTGTCCCCTCCTGTTTCTTTCAATCTGATGTTCAAGACCTCCATTGGGCCTGGAGGAAACATGCCTGG CTATCTGAGGCCAGAAACTGCACAGGGAATATTCCTCAACTTCAAACGTCTGCTGGAGTTTAACCAAGGCAAATTGCCTTTTGCTGCTGCCCAGATTGGAAATTCCTTCAGGAATGAGATCTCACCCCGCTCCGGCCTTATCAGAGTGAG GGAGTTCACCATGGCAGAAATTGAGCACTTTGTGGACCCCAGTGAGAAAAACCACCCCAAGTTTCAGAACGTGGCAGATCTCAACATCCTCCTGTACTCGGCCAAGGCCCAGGTCAGCGGGCAGTCTGCGCACGTCATGCGGCTGGGAGACGCTGTGCAGCAG ggTGTGATCAATAACTCAGTTCTCGGTTACTTCATCGGCAGAATCTACCTCTTCCTCACGAAGGTCGGCGTCTCCCCGGAGAAGCTGCGCTTCCGACAGCACATGGAGAATGAGATGGCTCATTATGCCTGTGACTGCTGGGATGCAGAGTCCAAAACCTCCTAT ggTTGGATTGAGATCGTTGGCTGTGCTGATCGCTCCTGCTATGACCTTTCCTGCCATGCCCGCGCCACCAAAGTTCCTCTCATAGCTGAGAAGCATCTCAAAGAACCT AGAACAGTCAACATTGTTCAGTTTGAGGCCAATAAGGGAGCCATTGGCAAAGCTTACAAGAAGGATGCCAAGGTGGTGATGGAATACCTTTCCATGTGTGATGAGTGCTACATCAGCGacatggagcagctgctcaACGAGAAGGG ggAATTCACTGTTGAAACTGAAGGGAAAACTTTTCTATTAACAAAGGACATGGTTACTGTGAAGagatttcagaaaacattacaTG TGGAAGAAATCATCCCAAATGTCATTGAGCCCTCGTTTGGCATTGGAAGGATCATGTACACAGTGTTCGAGCACACATTCCGCATCCGGGAAGGAGACGAGCAGAGAACG TATTTCAGCTTCCCAGCTGTTGTAGCACCGTTCAAGTGCTCCGTTCTTCCTCTGAGCCAGAATCAGGAATTCATGCCTTTTGTCAAGGAATTAT ccGAAGCACTGACCAGGAACGGCATCTCCCACAAGGTGGACGACGCTGCGGGGTCCATCGGCCGGCGCTACGCCCGCACGGACGAGATCGGCGTCGCCTTCGGCATCACCATCGACTTCGACACCGTGAACCGCAGCCCGCACACGGCCACGCTGCGCGACCGCGACTCCATGCGCCAGATCCGCGCCGAG ATCTCTGAACTTCCTGCCATCATCCGAGACCTGGCCAACGGTTATCTCACCTGGGCTGATGTTGAGGCAAAGTATCCACAATTTGAGGGACAAGAGACTGGCAAAAAGGACACAATAgaggaataa